In one Rhopalosiphum padi isolate XX-2018 chromosome 3, ASM2088224v1, whole genome shotgun sequence genomic region, the following are encoded:
- the LOC132924176 gene encoding WD repeat-containing protein 20, translating into MMINLRNPTADRPRCDRRPTGMNAAADGYGSSCIMSMSLDGCGKEQLKTQFVTREGVYKLLTLATYSRPNRIGYNVQTNTSVHVSFVGYSSSDTNGNNDRMCFNIGRELYVFYYKGTKKGADLTKPIDKKLYKGISPTCHDFNSTATTEDSLPLIVGFSTGLLQLIDPVRKDVSVLFNEEKIIDKTKVTCVKWVPNSKHLFLASHASGQLYLYNETFTCGTTTPSYQQVKSGEGYTVHTCKTKSTRNPMYRWLIGGDYNSINEFAFSPCSLYLAVVSQDGFLRVFHYDKMELIGMARSYFGGFLCVCWSPDSRYIVVGGEDDLVTVYSISENRVIARGQGHHSWVSVVAFDPYTSTPPSMEPCIPGYYRLGSVGHDTQMCLWDITDDILHHVTLVSPLPVISKQNGVMNNVKHNVNANNVQKQTQDPMRLIGTTACPRFDQCPRLEPLICKKIAHDRLTALIFREDCFVAACQNGYVYTWARPGTITSLNAHLVSDPNSIMSSLDLPSLNPTSAV; encoded by the exons ATGATGATCAATTTGCGTAATCCTACAG CTGACCGGCCGAGATGTGACAGACGCCCGACCGGTATGAACGCGGCGGCCGACGGTTACGGTTCGTCGTGCATCATGTCCATGAGCTTGGACGGCTGTGGCAAGGAGCAGCTCAAGACGCAGTTCGTCACCAGGGAAGGCGTTTACAAGCTGCTGACGTTGGCCACGTACTCCCGGCCGAACCGCATCGGCTACAACGTGCAGACCAACACGTCCGTGCACGTGTCGTTTGTCGGCTACTCGTCGTCGGATACCAACGGCAACAACGACCGCATGTGCTTCAATATCGGACGGGAGCTGTACGTTTTCTACTACAAAGGAACGAAAAAG gGAGCAGATTTAACTAAACCCATAgataagaaattatataaagGAATAAGTCCTACATGTCATGACTTCAATTCAACTGCAACAACTGAAGACTCACTACCATTAATTGTGGGGTTTTCAACAGGATTATTACAACTAATTGACCCTGTTAGAAAAGATGTTAGCGTATTATTTAATGAAGAG aaaatcATTGATAAAACGAAAGTCACATGTGTCAAATGGGTACcaaattcaaaacatttattcCTTGCATCACATGCTAGTGGtcagttatatttgtataacgaAACATTTACATGTGGTACAACAACGCCAAGTTATCAACAAGTGAAATCCGGTGAAGGTTATACAGTACATACATGTAAAACAAAAAGCACGCGAAATCCAATGTATCGATGGTTAATTGGCGGCGACTACAACAGCATCAATGAGTTTGCATTTTCTCCATGTAGTCTTTACTTAGCAGTTGTTTCCCAGGATGGATTTCTCAGAGTATTCCATTATGATAAAATGGAACTGATTGGAATGGCTCGAAGCTATTTTGGTGGATTTCTTTGTGTTTGTTGGTCACCTGATAgtcg atacataGTGGTCGGAGGAGAAGATGATTTGGTTACTGTTTATAGTATTTCTGAGAATAGAGTCATAGCCCGTGGTCAAGGACATCATAGTTGGGTTAGTGTGGTGGCGTTTGATCCATACACAAGTACACCACCGTCCATGGAACCATGTATACCAGGATACTACAGACTAGGTTCAGTTGGGCATGACACACAAATGTGTTTATGGGACATTACTGATGACATATTACATCATGTAACATTAGTGTCGCCGCTTCCTGTGATATCTAAACAAAACGGTGTTATGAATAATGTGAAACACAATGTTAATGCtaataatgtacaaaaacaAACTCAAGACCCTATGCGGTTGATTGGTACTACTGCTTGTCCACGTTTTGATCAGTGTCCACGACTTGAACCATTAATATGTAAGAAAATTGCTCATGATCGATTGACAGCTTTAATTTTTCGGGAAGATTGTTTTGTAGCTGCTTGTCAAAATGGATATGTGTACACTTGGGCTCGTCCTGGAACAATT ACAAGCCTCAATGCACATTTGGTTTCAGATCCAAATTCCATCATGTCATCATTAGATCTACCTTCATTAAATCCTACATCTGCAGTGTAA
- the LOC132924177 gene encoding general transcription factor IIF subunit 1-like produces the protein MSFSQKVGSSNIAYMSPMVNTKEFSLRVPKTTDVKYQMMKFNSNLNIDFDKWSHAKMERDTNKVDGKIAEEDMPKFGAGSEFGREARQEARKRRYGGNKKVSESSPWTLKVGGKKFRGVREGGITDNSSYYLFTHGEDGIIIAHKLEEWYNFQPVQRYKTLTSEEAEEEFGRRNKVLNHFTLMVQKRLKNEEEEEIDEDDKTKGKKTAKSRKSKELKISEMEEWEESEEDESEEEEQDEEKIEKKKKQKQKSKVKAKPKKKSKGSDESATEESDDGDEEGRELDYISDSSDDVSDDEAKVTKEMQGVSEEKALKSLLTSDEDEDEDAEKKEENKDEQNNTDVEEEDKIKKEENKPKQSSPNKKKKKITDKKSKKESDSDSDSSVDSSDIDSEPISRKRPFNLDGMKNNVGDLIGLSGDSSNQSMEPTQKKAKVDFSPVTMSDTHGITEEAVRRYLSRKPITTTQLVTKFKNRSNLSSEQLVRIIALLLKRINPEKKMIKNKMYLSLKH, from the exons ATGAGTTTTTCACAA aaAGTCGGCAGTAGCAATATTGCTTACATGTCACCCATGGTAAATACAAAAGAATTCTCGTTAAGGGTACCCAA gacAACTGATGTAAAATATCAGATGATGAAATTTAATAGTAACTTAAACATTGACTTTGACAAGTGGTCTCATGCCAAAATGGAAAGAGACACGAATAAAGTAGATGGAAAAATCGCAGAAGAAGATATGCCTAA atttgGGGCTGGAAGTGAATTTGGTCGTGAAGCTAGACAAGAAGCAAGGAAAAGAAGATATGGAGGTAACAAAAAAGTATCAGAATCTAGTCCTTGGACATTGAAAGTTGGTGGGaaaaa ATTTAGGGGTGTACGTGAAGGTGGAATTACTGACAATTCTTCATATTACTTGTTTACTCACGGAGAAGATGGTATAATCATTGCACATAAACTAGAAGAATGGTATAACTTTCAACCAGTACAACGTTACAAAACATTAACTTCTGAAGAAGCAGAAGAAGAATTTGGAAg gCGCAATAAAGTTTTGAATCATTTTACTCTCATGGTACAAAAGAGGCTTAAAAATGAAGAAGAGGAAGAAATTGATGAAGATGATAAAACTAAAGGGAAAAAAACAGCAAAAAGTCGTAAAAGCAAAG aacTCAAAATATCTGAAATGGAAGAATGGGAGGAAAGTGAAGAAGATGAGTCCGAAGAAGAAGAACAGGACGaggaaaaaattgaaaagaaaaagaaacaaaaac aaaaaagcaAAGTCAAAgctaaaccaaaaaaaaagtcaaaaggTTCTGATGAATCAGCAACTGAAGAAAGTGATGATGGTGATGAAGAGGGCAGAGAGTTGGATTATATATCAGATTCTTCAGACGA tGTATCAGATGACGAAGCTAAAGTTACTAAAGAAATGCAGGGAGTGTCAGAAGAAAAGGCATTAAAAAGTCTATTGACATCAGATGAAGACGAAGATGAAGACGCAGAGAAAAAGGAAGAAAATAAAGATGAGCAAAATAACACTGATGTGGAAGAAGAAGATAAGatcaaaaaagaagaaaataaacCTAAACAATCTTCaccaaataagaaaaaaaagaaaattactgacaaaaaatctaaaaaagaatcag atTCAGACAGTGATAGTTCTGTAGATAGTTCAGATATAGACAGTGAGCCAATTAGTAGAAAAAGACCATTTAATCTAGATGGAATGAAGAATAATGTTGGTGATCTCATTGGTTTGTCAGGCGATTCATCTAATCAAag tatGGAGCCTACCCAGAAAAAAGCTAAAGTTGATTTTTCACCAGTTACTATGTCTGATACTCATGGAATAACTGAGGAGGCTGTTCGTAGATATTTGTCACGAAAACCAATAACTACCACTCAACTTGTGACTAAATTTAAGAATCGTTCTAATTTAAGCTCTGAACAATTGGTTAGGATTATAGCGTTATTATTAAAGAGAATCAATCCCGAAAAGAAAATGATAAAGAACAAAATGTACTTGTCATTAAAACACTAA
- the LOC132924911 gene encoding LOW QUALITY PROTEIN: uncharacterized protein LOC132924911 (The sequence of the model RefSeq protein was modified relative to this genomic sequence to represent the inferred CDS: deleted 1 base in 1 codon): MAYNCKRIAKSEGCCRRDKQMMRCATTALKQMKDMFETAWCPIKENKEDNEFRDYNGCVIDPECNIKECPFRGTGVAPNVLENYCTKSHEKTFGGQSDRDAMRLMPGEVGLRGDRATFSLVRDDCLKYDNSSTGGGEVYYNIRPNINQFAEEEDVINSDNNDTQQQEQDQEQDQDKNQDNDLEQDENENDEQQVDESEDLPLSNERKHVMEELPKSVKPKLGPVTGLPVSDDEHVFVLWLGKRPGEPDEKARLQIEVRVPKWVPDPEEESSETMLAEELPEVITKPIKHKKPGSSKKSRNSKKSGNSKKRGNSKKSGNSKKSSNSKKSGRK, translated from the exons atggcCTATAATTGCAAGCGTATAGCTAAATCTGAAGGATGTTGCCGGCGTGATAAGCAAATGATGAGATGTGCGACAACTGCTCTAAAACAGATGAAGGATATGTTTGAAACAGCTTGGTGTCCAATCAAAGAAAACAAAGAGGACAACGAATTTAGGGATTACAATGGTTGTGTAATAGATCCTGAGTGTAATATTAAGGAATGTCCATTCCGTGGAACT GGGGTAGCACCTAAC GTTTTGGAGAACTATTGCACCAAAAGCCATGAGAAGACCTTCGGTGGGCAGTCGGACCGTGACGCCATGCGGCTGATGCCAGGCGAAGTCGGCCTGCGCGGTGATCGCGCCACGTTCTCTTTAGTCCGTGACGACTGCTTGAAGTACGATAACAGCAGCACCGGCGGCGGCGAGGTATACTACAACATACGTCCGAACATAAATCAATTTGCGGAGGAAGAAGATGTAATCAACTCCGATAACAATGACACGCAACAGCAGGAGCAAGATCAGGAACAGGATCAGGATAAGAATCAAGATAATGATCTGGAACAGGATGAGAATGAGAATGATGAGCAGCAGGTAGACGAGTCAGAAGATCTACCATTGTCAAACGAACGCAAACATGTGATGGAAGAGCTACCCAAGTCTGTGAAACCAAAGCTAGGACCAGTTACCGGGCTGCCCGTCAGCGACGACGAGCACGTGTTCGTTCTGTGGCTGGGTAAGCGGCCGGGCGAGCCTGACGAGAAAGCCCGACTGCAGATCGAAGTGCGCGTGCCCAAGTGGGTGCCGGATCCGGAGGAGGAGTCATCTGAGACGATGCTCGCGGAAGAATTACCGGAAGTGATAACAAAGCCGATAAAACACAAGAAACCTGGAAGCTCCAAAAAGTCCCGCAACTCAAAGAAGTCTGGCAACTCCAAGAAGCGTGGCAACTCCAAGAAGTCTGGCAACTCCAAAAAGTCTAGCAACTCCAAGAAGTCCGGTCGAAAATGA